The DNA sequence TTTACAAAAAGTAAATTTGACAAATACACCATTAATATTGATTTGTCTCAAATTAATGGTGAAGTTGACATAGATGACAAAAGTTACACCAACAGGTATAATATGTTAAATATAAGCGACTTAGATTACACAATAGACTCACTTGTAAAAAAAGAAAACGAATCTTTAAAAAACTTTTCTAGACAACTTCAAATTAGATCTGGGATTGTTTCTCTTAGAAAAAATCAAAATAAAAAAACTAAGGATTCTATTTTTACAGGAAACATTTTAGACTTATTTGATTATAGCCAAAAAATTGCATTATTAGACATAGCTTCAAATTCAGTAAGAGCTACACCATCCATATTAACAACTCAAAAAACCTCCAAAAAAATATCCACTATATTATTAAACAGGCACATCATTTCCTTACATGAAAAATTAGCATTGGGATTTGCTTGTATTATTTTATTTTTTGTTGGCGCACCTCTTGGTGCTTTAATTCGAAAAGGAGGACTTGGCCTCCCAATGGTTATAGCCGTTTTACTGTTTTTAACTTACCATTTTATGGGCATCTTTGCTACCAATAGCTCAAAAGATGGCACACTAAATCCTGTTTTTGCAACTTGGTTTGCTACATTGGTTATGCTGCCTTTGAGTATATTTTTGACGCGAAGAGCTACTGCTGATAAAGGCTTATTTGAAATTGGAAATATTATTGAGCCTATAAAAAGACTTTTTAAAATAAAATCTGAAGAGGAAGCTCCTGATTATTCTGATTTTCACAGATTCAAACACGATAAACTAATTGATATCATAAAAAATTACAGTAATTATGATTATGAAGAAAGCAGTCGTTTTGAAGCCATCAAGATTTTAAACAGTCGTGGAAAAACTTATGAAAACCTATTAAATGATGGTGTTGTTTTTAATCAAGATTATAAAAAAACACAAACCATAGCTTCTGATTATTCCAATCTCTCAAAATTCTCCATTATTTTGTATAGTGTTGGTATTATACTTTTAGTACTCTTTTTTGTATTTAAAAATAATAAATTACCATCTTTATCATTAGCCTCTATTCAATTAAGTTTGGTAGCATTTGCTTTATACATCATATATTATATTAAATCGTTTATAAACTTATCTAAATTTTATAAGCATATCACAGAAAAATCAAAGTTTCCAAATCCAATAACGTTTATTTTGGGATTACCACTTTACATAATTACTTATCCTTTACTAAA is a window from the Pseudalgibacter alginicilyticus genome containing:
- a CDS encoding LptF/LptG family permease: MKILDKYILTTYLRTFISVFLILMLIFILQSVWLYIKELAGKDLAITVIFKFLTYVTPTLMPLIVPLTILLTSIMVFGNFAENYEFAAMKSTGISLQRAMSGLSVFIVALAVFVFFIANSIIPWANFNFYNLRKNIAKVQPAMAIAEGQFNEIETYNIKVEEKSGDKGQYLKDVIIHIKQDKAVIKAKTGELLSEENSDVLKLNLFDGNYYKDHTPKSLKAREKYPFTKSKFDKYTINIDLSQINGEVDIDDKSYTNRYNMLNISDLDYTIDSLVKKENESLKNFSRQLQIRSGIVSLRKNQNKKTKDSIFTGNILDLFDYSQKIALLDIASNSVRATPSILTTQKTSKKISTILLNRHIISLHEKLALGFACIILFFVGAPLGALIRKGGLGLPMVIAVLLFLTYHFMGIFATNSSKDGTLNPVFATWFATLVMLPLSIFLTRRATADKGLFEIGNIIEPIKRLFKIKSEEEAPDYSDFHRFKHDKLIDIIKNYSNYDYEESSRFEAIKILNSRGKTYENLLNDGVVFNQDYKKTQTIASDYSNLSKFSIILYSVGIILLVLFFVFKNNKLPSLSLASIQLSLVAFALYIIYYIKSFINLSKFYKHITEKSKFPNPITFILGLPLYIITYPLLNSKIKEDQKLNCLESLK